A stretch of the Aggregicoccus sp. 17bor-14 genome encodes the following:
- a CDS encoding M28 family peptidase, producing MAHFWKGKRSWLALGVLVSLWSLILGAAAWVSQPQRRTAPTCMPSPVDPQRLKAHVRALSETLHPRDYEHPENLERAARYLEASLKGAGGRVRREPFEVYGDTFHNVVASFGPETGERLVVGAHYDAVQGTPGADDNASGVAGLLELAQLLGKRPPTMRVDLVAFVLEEPPFFGSQNMGSAVHARGLKKAGVKVRAMLSLEMLGCFSDAKGSQQYPVPGMKMLYPDAGNFIGVVGTLGGEALVAEVKAGMRSAGGIPVESLNAPRSVVGVDLSDHASFWDQGFPALMITDTAFLRNERYHRADDTWDTLDYPRMAQVVEALHCALESLAQG from the coding sequence ATGGCGCACTTCTGGAAGGGCAAGCGTTCCTGGCTCGCGCTCGGAGTCCTGGTGTCTCTCTGGAGCCTCATCCTCGGTGCAGCGGCGTGGGTGAGCCAGCCACAGCGCCGCACCGCGCCCACCTGCATGCCCTCTCCCGTCGACCCGCAGCGCTTGAAGGCCCACGTGCGCGCCCTGAGCGAGACGCTGCACCCGCGCGATTACGAGCACCCGGAGAACCTGGAGCGCGCGGCGCGCTACCTCGAGGCCTCACTGAAGGGGGCCGGGGGCCGCGTGAGACGCGAGCCCTTCGAGGTGTACGGCGACACCTTCCACAACGTGGTGGCGAGCTTCGGGCCGGAGACCGGGGAGCGGCTCGTGGTGGGCGCGCACTACGACGCGGTGCAGGGGACGCCAGGTGCGGACGACAACGCGAGCGGCGTCGCCGGGCTGCTCGAGCTCGCGCAGTTGCTGGGCAAGAGGCCTCCCACGATGCGCGTGGACCTCGTCGCCTTCGTGCTCGAGGAGCCGCCCTTCTTCGGCTCACAGAACATGGGCAGTGCGGTGCACGCGCGCGGGCTGAAGAAGGCGGGCGTGAAGGTGCGTGCGATGCTCTCGCTCGAGATGCTCGGCTGCTTCTCGGATGCGAAGGGGAGCCAGCAGTACCCGGTGCCGGGGATGAAGATGCTCTACCCGGACGCGGGAAACTTCATCGGCGTGGTGGGGACCCTGGGCGGCGAGGCGCTGGTGGCGGAGGTAAAGGCCGGGATGCGCTCGGCGGGCGGCATCCCGGTGGAGAGCCTCAATGCGCCGCGCAGCGTGGTGGGCGTGGACCTCTCCGACCACGCGAGCTTCTGGGACCAGGGCTTCCCCGCGCTGATGATCACCGACACCGCGTTCCTGCGAAACGAGCGCTACCACCGCGCCGACGACACCTGGGACACGCTCGACTACCCGCGCATGGCGCAGGTGGTGGAGGCGCTGCACTGCGCGCTCGAGTCGCTCGCGCAGGGATGA